CGCGCATCTGGATCCAGAATCAGGTCGATCTCAGCCAGAACGGCAACCTGATTATGGTGGCGGTGACGCTGGTGCTGGGCGCGGGGGATTTTGCCCTGAATATCGGCGGCTTCACCTTCGGCGGCATCGGCACCGCCACCTTCGGTGCCATTCTGCTGAACGCTCTGCTCAGCCGTAAAGGCGCGGCAGCGCGTGCTGACAGCGTCATCCGCCAGCAGAGTTAAGCGTTATCACACTTCAGCGGCGCGGGCTCCTGCGCCGCTTTTTTTCGTTTCAGCTTCAGCTCGCTGACCAGCACCCCCAGCACGATCAGCGCCCCCCCCAGCAGAGCGATGGCGGGCAGGCGTTCGCCGGCGATCCGCCCGACGATGCCGGCCCACACCGGTTCCCCGGTGTAAATCACCGTAGCGCGGGTCGGTGAGACGCTGCGCTGCGCCCAGTTCATCGTGACCTGAATAATGGCGCTGGCCACTCCCAGCCCGACGGCGCTCCACATCAGGTACGGGCTAAAGGGCGGTACCGACTCCTGGTTGGGCAGCATCAGCAGAAAACCAAACAGCGAGGCGGTCGCCAGCTGGACCACCGTTACCCGACGCACGTCAACCCGCCCTGCGCTGGCGCTGATCAGGATGATCTCGGCGGCAATCGCCAGCGCGCTGAGCAACGTGACGATCTCTCCCACATTAAAGGCGACCGATCCGACGCTCGGGCCGGCCAGCAGCAGCAGGCCGATGAAAGCCAGCAGTACGCCGATCCACGACATCAGGCCCGGCATCCGCCCAAGGAAGATCCACTGCAGCAGCGGCACCAGCGGCACGTACATGGCGGTAATAAACGCCGACTGGCTGCTGGTGATGGTCTGCATGCCGTAGGTTTGCAGGCCGTAGCCGAGGCTGATGCTCAGGCCGATCAGGGTACCGGCTTTGACCTCCTGCCAGGTCATGCCGCGCATGCTGCGCCAGAAGATCGCCCCCAGCAGCAGCGACGCCGCGGCAAAACGCACGCCGATAAAGAAAAACGGGCCGCTGAACTTCATCGCATGGTGGACGGTGAGAAAGGTGCCGCCCCAGATGATAGTGATCAGCACCAGGATCAGCTCCTGACGGCTGAGAGAGAGTTTGTAACGCGAGAAAAAACCAGCCATAGCCCACCCGGAAAAAAATTTGCGCCAGTGTGCGCACTTCGTGCGGGCGGGTCAAGCACATCGCCACAGGCGCCGGCATGGCGGGTTGCGGGAGCACACCGTATTTTCACGCCGACAGGCACGCCGGCGGCGATCTTCTATACTGAGGAGTCAGGCGCACCGGACGGTGCGCCGCCTGTGGCGAGAGTCCGATCCTTCATCATTCAATCAGGAGAACGGAATGACAACGCATCAAGCAAAAGCCCACCATGTGGCACAGTGGGCCGATCTGCGGCTGACCTCCCATGAGATCGCCGAAGCGATTTTTGAAGTGGCCAACTACGACGAGCGGCTGGCCGAAACCATCTGGGCGCAGCAGGGCAGCGACGACGTGCTGATACGCGCCTTTGAAAAGACCGACCAGGATATTCTCACCTGGGATAACAAACAGGTCGAACGCCGCAACGTGTAGCCTGCCGGGGCAGGCGTCTCTGCCCCGGACTGCCTTACCGGCCGTGAGAGTCCTCCGAAACACGGCCTGTCCCCTTTTTTGCCTACTACGCTTATTCCGTGCAGCAACACAATGGCCCACTCAGGCTGAAAACTGACTCAAGGAGAGCGCAATGTCCTATCAGAGCATTAACCCCGCAACCAATTCGCTGATTAAGTCCTGGCCCGACCACAGCGATCGGCAGATCGAGCAGGCGCTGGCCACGGCCGATGCCCTCTACCATTCAGACTGGTCCAAAGGGTCTATTCAGCCACGCCTGCAGGTTCTGCATAAGCTGGCCGACCTGATTGACGCGCGCGTCGATGAGCTGGCCAAAACCGCCAGCATCGAGATGGGCAAGCTGCTGCGGCAGAGCCGCGGCGAAGTGCAACTTTGTGCGCAGATCGCCCGTTATTACGCCGACAACGCGGAGCGTTTTCTGGCACCTGTCCCCTATCCCACCGACCTCGGTGAAGCCTGGGTCGAACACCATCCGATCGGCGTTCTGGTGGCGGTAGAGCCGTGGAACTTCCCGTTCTACCAGCTGATGCGCGTGCTGGCACCGAACCTGGCGGCCGGTAATCCTGTGCTGGCCAAGCACGCCGCCAACGTGCCGCACTGCGCGGTGCTGTTTGAGCAGCTGGTCAGGGAAGCGGGCGCGCCGGAGGGGGCCTGGACCAACCTGTTCGCCAGCAATGAACAGATAGCCGACCTGATCGCCGACGACCGCGTGCAGGGAGCGGCGCTGACCGGCTCCGAACGCGCCGGCAGCGCTGTTGCCCAGCAGGCCGGTAAACACCTGAAGAAAACCACCCTGGAGCTGGGCGGTAACGACGTGTTTGTGGTGCTGGATGACTGTGACCTTGATAAAGCGGTAAAAAACGGCGCGGGCGCCCGCCTGAGCAACTGCGGCCAGGTGTGTACCGCCGCAAAACGTTTCCTGGTGCATGAAAAGGTCGCCGATGCCTTTCTGCAGAAGCTGACCGAGGCGTTTAAAGCGGTCAAAATTGGCGACCCGCTGGACGAAACCACCACCCTTGGCCCGCTGTCGTCGGCGGACGCGCGCGATAGCCTGCAGGAACAGGTCAGCCGGGCGCTGGAGAACGGCGCGCAGTTGCTGATCGGCGGCGGTCCGGTAGCCGGCCCCGGCTGCTTCTACCAGCCGACCATTCTGACCGGCATCACCCGCGATAACCCGGCGTATTTCGAGGAGTTCTTTGGCCCGGTGGCGCAGGTGTATATCGTCAAAGACGATGACGAGGTGGTGAAGCTGGCTAACGACTCCCACTACGGCCTTGGCGGCGCGGTGTTCAGCCAGAACATTGCCCGCGCACGCGCGCTGGCCTCACGGATTGAGACCGGAATGGTCTATATCAACTCGGCCAGCGACACCGCCGCCGAGCTACCGTTTGGCGGCGTAAAACGCTCTGGCTTTGGTCGCGAACTGTCCGATCTCGGCATCAAAGAGTTTGTGAATCAGAAGCTGGTGGTCGTGGCATCGTAAACCGTTCGTATAAAAAAAGGCCGACATCACGTCGGCCTTTCTGTACGGCGGTTGTAGCGAATGGAACTTAGCCGGCCGCAGGCTGGGCCGGCTTCGCCTCTGCCTGAGGCTGAGCCTCTTTGGCCGCAGGCTGGTCAGCCGCTTTATCCACGGCTTTGTCGTTAGCCGCCTTTTCTGTTGCGGCTTTATCCGCCGCGGCCTTATCTTTCTCTTTCGCGACCTGCGCAGCCTTGTCTGAAGACGCTTTGGCCTGCGCAGCCTTCTCTGCCGTTGCTTTATCCGCTGCGGCTTTAGCCTGAGCTGCTTTCTCAGTCGCTGCTTTATCCGCTGCCGCTTTGTCCGCCGCTGCCTTATCGGCTGCGGCTTTATCGGCTGCGGCTTTGTCACCAGCCGCTTTTTCTGCCGCTGCTTTTTCAGCGGTCGCTTTCTCTGCCGCATCCGCATTCGCGGCCGGGGCTTTCGCCGCATCAGCCGCTGCAGCTGCCGGAGCCGCTACCTGCAGTGGCGTGCCCTCCAGCGTATCGGTCAGCACTTTGGTGAAGGTGTCCCACGAGCAGAAGCCGTTGGCATCGGTCGGGCAACCGGCCATCTGCAGCGTCACGCGCTTCGGCGGGGTCTCTAGCGACAGCGGTTGTGCATCACGCAGCTGTTCGCTGCTCTGGTAAACGTACTCCACCTTGACCAGGTCCCGGTCGTTTTTCTTGTCGTGCCAGCGCTGGAACTGCACCATACCACCGATCGGCGTGCGTTCATTCTGCCCGTTCAGTTCATAGGGCTTAAAGTCCATCGCCGACAGCAGCGAAGCAATGTTGGAGTCGTGGCCAACCATCAGCGTCACCGCCGGGGTATCGTTTTTATCCTGCTCTACCAGCAGGCTGCGAATGTAGTCAACCAGCGGTGCGGCAACGTTGCGGGCCACCTGTGGCGAGGTAAACAGGGCATCCTGATAGCCATTTTTGATCGCCGACAGCTCCTGCCACTGCTCCGGGGTTTTGATCTGCCCCCAGGCCACCTGCTCCAGCGGCAGGCCTTCGTAATACTGCAGGGTAAAGGCATCCACCAGCGAATTGCCTACCTTCAGCGGACCGGCAACGTTCGGCTCCTTGCCCTTGTCAGCACTGAAGCTGTTCTGCCCGTCACGGCTCAGATCGCACTGCTTTTTGCCGTCGCAGGCCGCAGAATTTTTGTAATCAATGATTTTTTCCAGCCGCTGGAACGCCGGTTTCAGCGCCAGCTTCTCACCGGCGGCGTTCATCGCCGACAGCGCCTGCTGGTGGAAGGCATCGCTGCCGTCTGTGATCTCCGGACTGAAGATCGGATCCATCACGCCCATCTCATCCTGATGGGAAACGCTGATATCACAGCCGGGGAAAGCACCGGTAATAAAGAACTGTGCGGTGGCCACGGTACGCTGCAGGCTGTTGGCATAGGCGTAAATAGCGCCTGGATTCGGGCATTCGCCGTCCTTCACCAGCCCCTGCTGCGCCAGCCATTCACGGGTGTAGCGCCCCATGTAGACCTCCAGTACGCCACCTTTGGTGGTCAGCTGACCTCCCTGCACATCCCACTTTGGCCAGGACTTTTTGGTCGCCTGCGCCAGCACGCTGCCGTTATCCGCCAGCGGAGCACGCAGGTTGTGACGGCTGAGCATCAGTACCTGTTCCAGCTGATAGTCGCTATCGGCCGCCCACGCGGCGGAGCCGGAAAGTGCAGAGCAAACGGCGACTGCACACAGAGTTAACTTATTGATCATAAGTGGGTTCCAATACTCGCTTGAAGTGTAATGAGGGTAATATAGCAGATTCTGACCCCGGCGGTTTAGAGGCTTCACTGCGTTGAAACGAAACAAGATGTTTACACAATGCTCTGCCCCTCTCTGCACTGAAGAAAATAACAGGAAGCAGGGGAAAACAGAAGGCATTAAACGGGCGTCAGGGCGGTGTTACCCACCCTGGTCAACAGTTAGCGGTGATTGAGGCTGGCAAAGGTCTCGCCGGCGGCAACCAGACGCAGCAACAGCGCAGAGGGCTGCCAGAATGCTGGCTCATCGCGGGCATAGTCAGCGATATCAGCGAGGACCTGTCTTAACCCAATCCCGTCCGCCCGGTACATCGGCCCACCGCGATAGCGCGGAAAACCGTAGCCGTTCAGCAGTACCACATCAATATCCAGCGGCCTGCCCGCGATGCCCTCCTCAAGAATACGGGCACCCTCATTGATCATCGCGGCCAGATAACGCTGGACGATTTCGTCATCGCCGAAGGCGCGTGGCCGAACACCGGCACGCCGACGCTCGGCCGCAACGATCTCCAGCACCTCCGGATCGGCGGTACCTCGGGGTTCGCCGGTATCGTAGCGATACCAGCCGCGCCCGCTTTTCTGACCAAACCAGCCCCGTTCGCACAGCCGGTCGGCCACCTGCACATAGCGCTCCTGCGGGCTGCGGCTGCCCGCACGGCGCTGGCGGGTCGCCCAGCCGATATCGCCACCGGCCAGGTCGCTGGTCTGGAACGGACCCATCGCAAAACCAAAGTGCCTTAACGCAGCATCGATCTGATAGGGCGAGGCGCCCTCCTCCAGCATCGCCTCTGCGGCACGCCGGCACACCGAGAGTATCCGGTTGCCGATAAAGCCGTCGCAGATGCCGGTGCGCACCGGAATTTTCCCCAGGCGACGCGCCAGCCCGAAGGCGGCGGACACCACGTCGCAGGGCGTCTCCGGCGGGATTACCACCTCCAGCAGGCGCATCACCGGAGCGGGCGAAAAAAAGTGCAGGCCGATCACCTGCCGCGGCCTGCCGGTAACGCGGGCGATCTCCCGAATGTCCAGATAAGAGGTGTTGCTGGCCAGCATGGCGGTGGGTTTACAGTGGTGGTCAAGTTCGCGGAACACCGCCTGCTTAGCAGCCAAATCCTCCCATACCGCTTCCACCACCCAGTCGGCGCTGGCGAGGTCCGCATAGCGGGTAGTTCCGGCGTAGCGTGCCAGCCGGGCGTTCACCGCCGCAGCGGTGAACCGCTGCTTCGACACCTGGCGATGATAGTGTTCCTCAATTCGTTGCCGTGCGGCCGCCAGCCGCGGCTCATCCTGTTCGCACAGCACCACTTCCAGCCCGGCGTCCAGCAGCACAATGGCAATGCCGCTGCCCATGGTGCCACCGCCAACTACCGCCACCTGACGGCAGGCGACCGGCGGCATCGGTGCGGCCCTGGCCAGCTTCGCGGTGCTGCGTTCGGCGTTAAAGGCGTAGAGCAGCGCCGCATGCTCGGGGCTGTGCTGACAGCGCATAAACTGTGCGGCCTCCATTCGCAGCCCCTCGTCAAACGACGATTCACAGGCGGCGGCCACGCACTCAACAATCAGCCCCGGTGAGAACTGTCCGCGATACGCGCTGCTCAGGCTGCCCCGCGCCGCGACCAGCGCCGCATGCCAGGCCGCTACGTTCTTCAGCGCCGCCGTCTGGTGGCGGGTCGGGCGCGGGCCTGAACCGCTGGCCAACAGTTCCCGTGCCAGCGCCAGGCCATCGCGGCGTGCCTCGGTTCCCAACCGGTCCGCCAGCCCCTGCGCTACCGCCTGGGTGGCACTCAGCGGACGGCCGCTGAGGATCAGCGCCAGAGCCGCCTGCGCCCCCATCAGCCGCGGGGCGCGCTGGGTACCGCCCGCTCCCGGCAACAGCCCCAGCCGCACCTCAGGCAGGCCGAGGCGGCAGCCGTCCACCGCCAGCCGGTAGTGGGCGGCCAGCGCAATTTCCAGTCCGCCGCCCAGGGTGTTGCCGGCCATGGCGGCGATCACCGGCTTACCGCAGGACTCCAGCAGATTGCACAGGTCGCGCAGCGCCGGCGGCTGGCGCGGCTGGGCAAACTCGCGGATGTCCGCCCCGGCGGAGAAATGCCCCTCCGCCCCCAGCAACAGCAGCGCCCGCAGGCTGGCGTCGGCTTCCAGCCGCTCCACGGCGGCCCACAGCGCGGCACGCACCGCATGGCTGAGGGCATTGACCGGCGGGTTATCGAGAAGGGCGATCAGGATCTCGCCATCGCGTTCAAGGTGCACAACAGGCCGTTCGACGTTATCCATGATGACTTTCCTTTTTTTTCCGTTCCAGAGCGGCAACCGGCGGGGCCAGCCGGTAGCTGGCCGGGGTGCGGCTGAGTTTGATCGGCGAGGCCACGCCGCGATAGCCGTCACCAATGGTGACCAGCATCTGACGATGGGCGGTATGCGGGTGGTTCAACGCCGCCGGTACGTCCAGCTGTGGCGCGGCAGGCACCCCACTCTGCAACAGCCGATCGGCCACGGCAGCCCCCTGCCGATCGGCCAGCAGCTCCACCAGCAGCTGGCGCAGCGGGATGCGGTTGATGGAACGCAGCGCCGGCTCCGCAAAACGCGGGTCGTCACGCAGCGCCGGTGCATCAAGGCAGTCGCACAGCAGGGCAAACTGCCGGTTATTGCCAACGCCGATAAAGACCGGCACGGTGGCCGTCGGGAACACGTCATAGGGATAGAGGCTGACGTGGGCGTTGCCGGTGCGCTGCGGCGGCTGCCGGCTGGCAAACCAGTTGGATGAATAAGGGTGCAGCAGCGAGATGCCGGTGTCGAACAGGCTGCACTCGACGAACTGACCCAGCCCGCTCTGCGTTCGCTCGTACAGCGCCAGCAGAATACCGCTGACCGCGTTCATCCCGGTGCACTGATCGACCAGCGGGATGCCGACCCTTAACGGTTCACCCTGTGCCTCCCCGTTGACGCTCATAATGCCGCACAGCGCCTGGATCGCCGCGTCGTAGCCCACCCTTCCCCCCAGCGGACCATCGGCACCGAAGCCGCTGATGCGGCAGTGGATCAGCCGTGGAAATCGCTGCGACAGCAGGTCAAAACCGAGGCCCCACTTCTCAAGGGTGCCGGTTTTGAAATTTTCAATCAGTACATCGGCATCGGCCAGCAGTTCATACAGCGCTTCAACGCCCGCAGGCGTGGATAAATCCAGCGTTGTGCCGCGTTTGTTGCGGTTGAGGCCAAGATAGTAGGCGGCCACGCCGTCCTGGAACGGTGGCCCCCAGAAGCGGGTTTCGTCGCCCTTCGGCGGCTCAACCTTGAGCACATCGGCACCGTGGTCGCCCAGTACCTGGCCGCAGTACGGGCCGCCCAGCACCCGTGACAGATCGATAACCCGGACGCCGGCTAAGGCTCCGGTGACGGAGAGCGTCATCAGCGGGCCTCCCCGGGCAGTGCCCACGCCGACGCCAGCAGCCGCGCTTCGTCTTCCGCGCTCAGGCCATCGTCTGCCGCCAGCGGGTCGGCGGGCAACAGCTTGTGCTGCAGCACCAGCCCGGCCAGCAGCAGACGGTCTGGCAGCTGCGCCTGCTGGCTCTCCCAGGCCATAATCGTCGCGCTGATCAGGTGGTACAGGGCGCTTGCGGCTCGTCGCACCTGCCCGCCAGCGTTATCGGCCACGGCAGCCTGCACCAGAGCAAACACCCGCTGCTGCGCGTGGAGGAACTGCTGCTGCAGCGAACGGGGCAACTGAGACTCATCCAGCAACCGGCCCAGCCAGGGCTGCAGCGCATCCAGCGAGTGCTCGCGCAGCACGGCACGGCGCACGTCCAGCGCCACGATATTGCTGGTACCTTCCCAGATTGAACCAAGATGCGCGTCTCTGACCAGCCGCGGATCCCCCCACTCTTCGATATAACCGCAACCACCGCGGATCTCCATCGCGTCGCCGGTCACCCTGCGCGCGTCACGGCAGGCGCGGAACTTGATCAGCGGGGTGAGTAGCCGCAGCAGCGCATAGGCCTGCTTATCGCCGCCGTCCGCCTGCTGCAGCACGCAGGCCGTCTGAAACACCATGCTGCGCGCCTGCTCCGCGGGCAGCAGCAGCTTCAGCAGCTGGCGGCGCATTAGCGGCATCTCAATCAGCGTTTTGCCAAACGCCCGACGGTGACGGGCAATAAAAAACGCTTCGCTGACCGCCCGGCGCATCAGCCCGGCGGAACGCACGCCGTTAGAGAGCCGCGAGTTGTTGACCATATCAGCCATCTGTACAAAACCCCGTCCGGCTTCCCCCACCAGCCAGGCGCTGGCCCCCTCAAGACGAATCTCACCGCTGGCCATCGAGCGGGTGCCCAGCTTGTCTTTCAGCCGCAGAATGCGGTAGGCGTTAAGCGAGCCGTCCGGCAGCGTGCGCGGCAGCAGAAACAGCGAGACGCCTTTCATCCCGTCCACGGCACCGTCAATGCGCGCCAGTACCATCGCCAGCCCGGCATCAGGGTTAGAGCAGAACCATTTGTCGCCGTACAGCAGATAGTTTTCCCCCTGCGCCACCGCCCGGGTGGTGGTGACGGCGATATCGGACCCGCCGCCCTGCTCGGTCATAAACATCGCCCCCTGCAACAGGCTGG
This portion of the Erwinia sp. E602 genome encodes:
- a CDS encoding CaiB/BaiF CoA-transferase family protein, which produces MTLSVTGALAGVRVIDLSRVLGGPYCGQVLGDHGADVLKVEPPKGDETRFWGPPFQDGVAAYYLGLNRNKRGTTLDLSTPAGVEALYELLADADVLIENFKTGTLEKWGLGFDLLSQRFPRLIHCRISGFGADGPLGGRVGYDAAIQALCGIMSVNGEAQGEPLRVGIPLVDQCTGMNAVSGILLALYERTQSGLGQFVECSLFDTGISLLHPYSSNWFASRQPPQRTGNAHVSLYPYDVFPTATVPVFIGVGNNRQFALLCDCLDAPALRDDPRFAEPALRSINRIPLRQLLVELLADRQGAAVADRLLQSGVPAAPQLDVPAALNHPHTAHRQMLVTIGDGYRGVASPIKLSRTPASYRLAPPVAALERKKKESHHG
- a CDS encoding 3-hydroxyacyl-CoA dehydrogenase NAD-binding domain-containing protein, encoding MDNVERPVVHLERDGEILIALLDNPPVNALSHAVRAALWAAVERLEADASLRALLLLGAEGHFSAGADIREFAQPRQPPALRDLCNLLESCGKPVIAAMAGNTLGGGLEIALAAHYRLAVDGCRLGLPEVRLGLLPGAGGTQRAPRLMGAQAALALILSGRPLSATQAVAQGLADRLGTEARRDGLALARELLASGSGPRPTRHQTAALKNVAAWHAALVAARGSLSSAYRGQFSPGLIVECVAAACESSFDEGLRMEAAQFMRCQHSPEHAALLYAFNAERSTAKLARAAPMPPVACRQVAVVGGGTMGSGIAIVLLDAGLEVVLCEQDEPRLAAARQRIEEHYHRQVSKQRFTAAAVNARLARYAGTTRYADLASADWVVEAVWEDLAAKQAVFRELDHHCKPTAMLASNTSYLDIREIARVTGRPRQVIGLHFFSPAPVMRLLEVVIPPETPCDVVSAAFGLARRLGKIPVRTGICDGFIGNRILSVCRRAAEAMLEEGASPYQIDAALRHFGFAMGPFQTSDLAGGDIGWATRQRRAGSRSPQERYVQVADRLCERGWFGQKSGRGWYRYDTGEPRGTADPEVLEIVAAERRRAGVRPRAFGDDEIVQRYLAAMINEGARILEEGIAGRPLDIDVVLLNGYGFPRYRGGPMYRADGIGLRQVLADIADYARDEPAFWQPSALLLRLVAAGETFASLNHR
- a CDS encoding acyl-CoA dehydrogenase family protein, with product MMPLNDQHNAIPDAFGTSLWQTDPTLDALINAYLPAGLADHLRPLLQKLGALAGGRLSELADRADKNPPQLQQRTRTGDDVQQVIKHPAYCEMEHCAFSEFALAAISHCPDQLGWQGQLPPLVKYLFTYLFVQAEFGLMCPVSMTDSLARTLKKFGSPQLVDRYLPRLTSRDPASLLQGAMFMTEQGGGSDIAVTTTRAVAQGENYLLYGDKWFCSNPDAGLAMVLARIDGAVDGMKGVSLFLLPRTLPDGSLNAYRILRLKDKLGTRSMASGEIRLEGASAWLVGEAGRGFVQMADMVNNSRLSNGVRSAGLMRRAVSEAFFIARHRRAFGKTLIEMPLMRRQLLKLLLPAEQARSMVFQTACVLQQADGGDKQAYALLRLLTPLIKFRACRDARRVTGDAMEIRGGCGYIEEWGDPRLVRDAHLGSIWEGTSNIVALDVRRAVLREHSLDALQPWLGRLLDESQLPRSLQQQFLHAQQRVFALVQAAVADNAGGQVRRAASALYHLISATIMAWESQQAQLPDRLLLAGLVLQHKLLPADPLAADDGLSAEDEARLLASAWALPGEAR
- a CDS encoding YccJ family protein; the encoded protein is MTTHQAKAHHVAQWADLRLTSHEIAEAIFEVANYDERLAETIWAQQGSDDVLIRAFEKTDQDILTWDNKQVERRNV
- the agp gene encoding bifunctional glucose-1-phosphatase/inositol phosphatase, which translates into the protein MINKLTLCAVAVCSALSGSAAWAADSDYQLEQVLMLSRHNLRAPLADNGSVLAQATKKSWPKWDVQGGQLTTKGGVLEVYMGRYTREWLAQQGLVKDGECPNPGAIYAYANSLQRTVATAQFFITGAFPGCDISVSHQDEMGVMDPIFSPEITDGSDAFHQQALSAMNAAGEKLALKPAFQRLEKIIDYKNSAACDGKKQCDLSRDGQNSFSADKGKEPNVAGPLKVGNSLVDAFTLQYYEGLPLEQVAWGQIKTPEQWQELSAIKNGYQDALFTSPQVARNVAAPLVDYIRSLLVEQDKNDTPAVTLMVGHDSNIASLLSAMDFKPYELNGQNERTPIGGMVQFQRWHDKKNDRDLVKVEYVYQSSEQLRDAQPLSLETPPKRVTLQMAGCPTDANGFCSWDTFTKVLTDTLEGTPLQVAAPAAAAADAAKAPAANADAAEKATAEKAAAEKAAGDKAAADKAAADKAAADKAAADKAATEKAAQAKAAADKATAEKAAQAKASSDKAAQVAKEKDKAAADKAATEKAANDKAVDKAADQPAAKEAQPQAEAKPAQPAAG
- a CDS encoding NAD-dependent succinate-semialdehyde dehydrogenase — encoded protein: MSYQSINPATNSLIKSWPDHSDRQIEQALATADALYHSDWSKGSIQPRLQVLHKLADLIDARVDELAKTASIEMGKLLRQSRGEVQLCAQIARYYADNAERFLAPVPYPTDLGEAWVEHHPIGVLVAVEPWNFPFYQLMRVLAPNLAAGNPVLAKHAANVPHCAVLFEQLVREAGAPEGAWTNLFASNEQIADLIADDRVQGAALTGSERAGSAVAQQAGKHLKKTTLELGGNDVFVVLDDCDLDKAVKNGAGARLSNCGQVCTAAKRFLVHEKVADAFLQKLTEAFKAVKIGDPLDETTTLGPLSSADARDSLQEQVSRALENGAQLLIGGGPVAGPGCFYQPTILTGITRDNPAYFEEFFGPVAQVYIVKDDDEVVKLANDSHYGLGGAVFSQNIARARALASRIETGMVYINSASDTAAELPFGGVKRSGFGRELSDLGIKEFVNQKLVVVAS
- a CDS encoding DMT family transporter, translating into MAGFFSRYKLSLSRQELILVLITIIWGGTFLTVHHAMKFSGPFFFIGVRFAAASLLLGAIFWRSMRGMTWQEVKAGTLIGLSISLGYGLQTYGMQTITSSQSAFITAMYVPLVPLLQWIFLGRMPGLMSWIGVLLAFIGLLLLAGPSVGSVAFNVGEIVTLLSALAIAAEIILISASAGRVDVRRVTVVQLATASLFGFLLMLPNQESVPPFSPYLMWSAVGLGVASAIIQVTMNWAQRSVSPTRATVIYTGEPVWAGIVGRIAGERLPAIALLGGALIVLGVLVSELKLKRKKAAQEPAPLKCDNA